In Janthinobacterium sp. 67, a genomic segment contains:
- a CDS encoding phage holin family protein: protein MRLLLIWFINAAALFAVPYLMHSVTMSSGWTALLAAAVLGLVNALIRPLLILLTLPVTFLSLGLFILIINGFMFWLVAQIIDGFHVASFWSAVGGALLYSVISWALSTLLLSNDDGKA, encoded by the coding sequence ATGCGCTTGCTACTGATTTGGTTTATCAATGCGGCAGCCCTGTTTGCCGTCCCCTACCTGATGCATTCGGTGACGATGAGCAGCGGCTGGACCGCGCTGCTGGCCGCTGCCGTGCTGGGGCTGGTCAATGCGCTGATCCGTCCTTTGCTGATCTTGCTGACCCTGCCCGTGACGTTCTTGTCGCTGGGCCTGTTCATTCTGATCATCAACGGCTTCATGTTCTGGCTGGTGGCGCAAATAATCGATGGTTTCCATGTCGCCAGTTTCTGGTCGGCCGTGGGTGGTGCATTGCTGTACAGCGTCATTTCCTGGGCCCTGTCGACCTTACTTTTGAGTAATGACGATGGAAAAGCATAA
- the metK gene encoding methionine adenosyltransferase, with product MSNDYLFTSESVSEGHPDKVADQISDAILDAILTQDPAARVAAETLCNTGLVVLAGEITTHANVDYIQVARETIKRIGYDNTEYGIDYKGCAVLVAYDKQSPDIAQGVDEGAGIDLDQGAGDQGLMFGYACDETAELMPAAIHYAHRLVERQSQLRKDGRLPWLRPDAKSQVTLRYVDGRPVGVHTVVLSTQHAPEISHSQIEEAVIEEIIKPILPREWLTETKFLVNPTGRFVIGGPQGDCGLTGRKIIVDTYGGAAPHGGGAFSGKDPSKVDRSAAYAARYVAKNIVAAGLARQCQVQVSYAIGVAKPINITVYTEGTGVIPDTEIAKLVLAHFDLRPKGIVQMLDLLRPIYQKSAAYGHFGREEPEFTWERTDKVALLRDAAGLK from the coding sequence ATGTCAAACGACTATCTCTTCACTTCCGAATCCGTTTCGGAAGGCCATCCCGACAAGGTTGCCGATCAAATTTCCGACGCCATCCTTGACGCCATCCTGACCCAGGATCCAGCCGCCCGCGTGGCTGCCGAAACCCTGTGCAACACGGGTCTGGTGGTGCTGGCTGGCGAGATTACCACCCACGCCAATGTGGATTATATTCAAGTTGCGCGCGAAACCATCAAACGCATCGGCTACGACAACACGGAATACGGCATCGACTACAAGGGTTGCGCCGTGCTGGTGGCCTACGACAAGCAGTCGCCGGACATCGCGCAAGGCGTCGATGAAGGTGCGGGTATTGACCTGGATCAAGGCGCTGGCGACCAGGGCCTGATGTTCGGCTACGCTTGCGATGAAACGGCCGAGCTGATGCCTGCCGCCATCCACTACGCGCACCGCCTGGTCGAGCGCCAGTCGCAGCTGCGCAAGGATGGCCGTTTGCCATGGCTGCGTCCGGATGCGAAATCGCAAGTGACCCTGCGCTACGTCGATGGCCGCCCCGTCGGCGTGCACACGGTCGTGCTGTCGACCCAGCATGCGCCGGAAATCTCGCATTCGCAGATCGAAGAAGCCGTCATCGAAGAAATCATCAAGCCCATCCTGCCGCGCGAATGGCTGACCGAGACCAAATTCCTCGTCAACCCGACGGGCCGTTTCGTCATCGGCGGTCCGCAAGGCGATTGCGGCTTGACCGGCCGCAAGATCATCGTCGACACCTACGGCGGCGCAGCCCCGCACGGCGGCGGCGCGTTCTCGGGCAAGGACCCGTCGAAAGTCGACCGTTCGGCAGCCTATGCGGCCCGTTACGTGGCGAAAAACATCGTCGCGGCCGGTCTGGCGCGCCAATGCCAGGTGCAGGTCAGCTACGCCATCGGCGTGGCCAAGCCGATCAACATCACCGTCTACACGGAAGGCACGGGCGTGATTCCGGATACGGAAATCGCCAAGCTGGTGCTGGCGCACTTCGACTTGCGTCCAAAAGGCATCGTGCAAATGCTCGACCTGCTGCGCCCGATCTACCAGAAGAGCGCCGCCTACGGTCATTTCGGCCGCGAAGAGCCGGAATTCACGTGGGAGCGTACGGACAAGGTCGCCCTGCTGCGCGACGCCGCCGGCCTGAAGTAA
- a CDS encoding lysophospholipid acyltransferase family protein: MLVPIFRFLSIFPLPVLHGLGAVLGWVIYAISPSYRRRMRENMQGAGFSQHLHTAVAEAGKSVLELPFIWCAPAERVARHATVENWELVEKALQHGRGIVFLTPHLGCFEIVAQQIALRTPLTVMYRPPKRAALKPLIEGARARENLMLAPANMSGVRIFAKCLKKGQPIGLLPDQVPQEGEGVWADFFGRPAYTMTLPAKLAQMGGAEVIITYAERLPGGRGYVVHFVPFTESLDSTSAEQARTINAAMEQLIARSPAQYLWSYNRYKVPRGAPPPTSAGADAAKEPA; this comes from the coding sequence ATGTTAGTCCCAATTTTCCGCTTCTTATCGATCTTTCCCCTGCCCGTCCTGCATGGCCTGGGCGCTGTGCTCGGCTGGGTGATTTACGCCATTTCGCCGTCCTACCGCCGCCGCATGCGCGAGAACATGCAAGGTGCGGGGTTTTCGCAACACTTGCACACGGCCGTGGCCGAAGCGGGCAAGAGCGTGCTGGAGTTGCCCTTCATCTGGTGCGCGCCGGCCGAGCGCGTGGCGCGCCATGCAACGGTGGAAAACTGGGAACTGGTGGAAAAAGCGCTGCAGCATGGCCGCGGTATTGTCTTCCTGACACCGCACCTGGGCTGCTTTGAAATCGTCGCCCAGCAGATCGCGCTGCGCACGCCGCTCACCGTGATGTACCGCCCGCCCAAGCGCGCCGCCCTCAAACCGCTGATCGAAGGAGCGCGCGCGCGCGAAAACCTGATGCTGGCGCCAGCGAACATGTCGGGCGTGCGCATCTTTGCCAAATGCCTGAAAAAGGGACAACCGATCGGCCTGCTGCCCGACCAGGTGCCGCAAGAGGGTGAAGGCGTGTGGGCCGATTTCTTCGGCCGTCCCGCCTACACCATGACCCTGCCCGCCAAGCTGGCGCAGATGGGCGGCGCCGAAGTCATCATCACCTACGCGGAACGCCTGCCTGGCGGGCGCGGCTACGTCGTGCATTTCGTGCCGTTTACCGAGTCGCTCGACAGCACTTCGGCCGAGCAGGCGCGCACCATCAATGCGGCCATGGAGCAATTGATCGCGCGCAGCCCCGCGCAATATTTGTGGAGCTACAACCGCTATAAAGTGCCGCGCGGCGCACCGCCGCCGACATCCGCCGGCGCCGATGCCGCCAAGGAGCCGGCATGA
- the metF gene encoding methylenetetrahydrofolate reductase [NAD(P)H] codes for MEKHNFSIEFFPPKTPEGAEKLRATRVKLSELHPKYFSVTFGAGGTTQQGTLDTVREILAAGEQAAPHLSCVGGSRESIRAVLADFKAAGVQRIVALRGDLPSGYGASGEFRYANELVEFIRAETGDHFHIEVAAYPEVHPQARSPQDDLNAFARKVQAGANAAITQYFYNADAYFQFVEQTQKMGINVPIVAGIMPITNYTQLMRFSDMCGAEIPRWVRLKLASFGDDSASIKAFGLDVVTGLCERLLEGGAPGLHFYSMNQAAATTALWQRLVK; via the coding sequence ATGGAAAAGCATAATTTCAGTATTGAGTTTTTCCCGCCGAAAACCCCGGAAGGGGCGGAAAAGCTGCGCGCCACGCGTGTCAAGTTGTCTGAGTTGCATCCAAAGTATTTCTCGGTGACCTTTGGCGCCGGCGGCACCACGCAGCAGGGTACCCTGGACACCGTACGCGAGATCCTGGCGGCCGGCGAACAGGCCGCACCGCATCTGTCTTGCGTCGGCGGTTCGCGCGAATCGATCCGCGCCGTGCTGGCCGACTTCAAGGCGGCCGGCGTGCAGCGTATCGTGGCTTTGCGCGGCGATTTGCCCAGCGGCTATGGCGCTTCGGGCGAGTTCCGTTACGCCAACGAGCTGGTGGAATTCATCCGCGCCGAGACGGGCGACCATTTCCATATCGAAGTGGCCGCCTATCCGGAAGTGCACCCGCAAGCCCGTTCGCCGCAGGACGACCTGAATGCGTTCGCGCGCAAGGTGCAGGCTGGCGCGAATGCCGCCATCACCCAGTACTTCTACAATGCCGACGCGTATTTCCAGTTTGTCGAGCAGACGCAGAAGATGGGCATCAACGTGCCCATCGTGGCCGGCATCATGCCGATCACGAACTACACGCAGCTGATGCGCTTTTCGGACATGTGCGGCGCGGAAATTCCACGCTGGGTGCGTCTGAAACTGGCCAGCTTCGGCGACGACAGCGCATCCATCAAGGCCTTCGGCCTCGACGTGGTGACGGGCTTGTGCGAACGCCTGCTGGAAGGCGGCGCGCCAGGTTTGCATTTCTATAGCATGAACCAGGCGGCCGCCACGACGGCCCTGTGGCAGCGCCTGGTGAAATAA
- the ahcY gene encoding adenosylhomocysteinase — MNAVLKSQHDYTIADITLAAWGDKEIKIAETEMPGLMAIREEFAAAQPLKGARITGSIHMTIQTAVLIQTLEALGAQVRWASCNIYSTQDHAAAAIAAAGTPVFAVKGESLDDYWEYTHRIFEWPNVDGKAVYSNMILDDGGDATLLLHLGVRAETDLSVLANPGSDEEICLFNSIKKHLLADPTWYSKRLPEILGVTEETTTGVHRLYQMHKEGKLAFPAINVNDSVTKSKFDNLYGCRESLVDGIKRATDVMIAGKVAVIAGYGDVGKGSAQAMRALSAQVWVTEVDPICALQAAMEGYRVVTMDYACEHGDIFVTCTGNYHILTHDHLTRMKDQAIVCNIGHFDNEIDVASLKQYEWENIKPQVDHIIFPSGRRIILLAEGRLVNLGCGTGHPSYVMSSSFANQTIAQIELYANTANYPVGVYTLPKHLDEKVARLQLKKLNAQLTELTQEQADYIGVRTEGPYKPEHYRY; from the coding sequence ATGAACGCCGTACTCAAATCGCAACACGACTACACCATCGCCGATATCACCTTGGCCGCATGGGGCGACAAAGAAATCAAGATTGCTGAAACGGAAATGCCTGGCCTGATGGCCATCCGCGAAGAATTCGCGGCAGCGCAGCCTCTGAAAGGCGCGCGCATCACCGGTTCCATCCACATGACCATCCAGACCGCCGTGCTGATCCAGACCCTGGAAGCACTGGGCGCGCAAGTGCGTTGGGCATCGTGCAACATTTACTCGACGCAAGACCACGCCGCCGCCGCCATCGCTGCGGCCGGTACGCCTGTGTTCGCCGTCAAGGGCGAGTCCTTGGACGACTACTGGGAATACACGCACCGCATCTTCGAATGGCCGAACGTGGACGGCAAGGCTGTCTACTCGAACATGATCCTCGACGATGGCGGCGACGCTACCCTGCTGCTGCACCTGGGCGTGCGCGCGGAAACCGACCTGTCGGTGCTGGCCAATCCGGGTTCGGACGAAGAAATCTGCCTGTTCAATTCGATCAAGAAACACTTGCTGGCCGATCCGACCTGGTATTCGAAGCGTCTGCCGGAAATCCTGGGCGTGACCGAAGAAACGACGACCGGCGTGCACCGTCTGTATCAGATGCACAAGGAAGGCAAGCTGGCTTTCCCTGCGATCAACGTGAACGATTCCGTCACGAAATCGAAGTTCGACAACCTGTATGGCTGCCGCGAATCCTTGGTCGACGGCATCAAGCGCGCCACCGACGTGATGATCGCCGGCAAAGTGGCCGTCATCGCCGGTTACGGTGATGTCGGCAAGGGTTCGGCCCAAGCCATGCGCGCCCTGTCGGCGCAAGTGTGGGTGACGGAAGTCGATCCGATCTGCGCACTGCAGGCGGCGATGGAAGGCTACCGCGTGGTGACCATGGATTACGCCTGCGAACACGGCGACATCTTTGTCACTTGCACGGGCAACTATCACATCCTCACGCACGATCACCTGACGCGCATGAAAGACCAGGCCATCGTCTGCAACATTGGTCACTTCGACAATGAAATCGACGTCGCTTCGCTGAAGCAATACGAGTGGGAAAACATCAAGCCGCAAGTCGACCACATCATCTTCCCGTCGGGCCGCCGCATCATCCTGCTGGCCGAAGGCCGCCTGGTCAACCTCGGTTGCGGCACGGGCCACCCGTCGTACGTGATGAGCTCGTCGTTCGCCAACCAGACGATCGCCCAGATCGAACTGTACGCAAACACGGCCAACTACCCGGTCGGCGTGTACACCCTGCCTAAACACCTGGACGAAAAAGTCGCCCGTTTGCAACTCAAAAAGTTGAATGCGCAGCTGACGGAACTGACGCAAGAGCAAGCCGACTACATCGGCGTGCGCACGGAAGGTCCATACAAGCCAGAGCACTACCGCTATTAA
- a CDS encoding tetratricopeptide repeat protein: protein MANRETLGLIKGARAGDVACQLALGRVYLFGQGVPQSLPTALHWLARAAQEDSEEACLLIGMHVPFEVAQPAAKALIPYYAQAFDTGLVQAGLVLAQLVLANAASSSEALRAKARVALDAAVRAGLPDAQWLLSMHEGSLAASGPDKGLAVEPVFDGDAPLHAWLEQAWNQGNHAGFLSQGLPLARELLQRQAAAGARTIALDAQQVLLLSRCAQALAPGGDAEGWQCCELAAHGGDRTAQLELGLGYARMDAHGQRQATRNGAANFKRAVRWLTQAGEQGLAEAWFVLSRIYTKPEFSQRNVVEAHFCLERAADLGHGPAQLECGMHAWRNRRDGVNNDVRAAYWLLQAQAQGSREAEAALAKIAPRGEPGDWGQGAAMHADGHLRQLSQSHPLLAARLELARCFHLSRAEALLLDIHAADQGHCLLIDISATHGRGKRRLVLIRTALERQLLDQVVRLFERVDCGIDGPEGNYRQRLYRLKCYLAELDAAQEQQFLAA from the coding sequence ATGGCAAATCGCGAAACATTAGGATTGATCAAGGGCGCACGTGCTGGCGATGTCGCTTGCCAGCTGGCGTTGGGACGGGTGTATCTGTTTGGGCAGGGTGTGCCGCAAAGCTTGCCGACCGCCTTGCACTGGCTGGCGCGGGCGGCCCAGGAGGATAGCGAGGAAGCGTGTTTGCTGATAGGCATGCACGTGCCTTTCGAAGTGGCGCAACCGGCGGCCAAGGCGCTGATTCCCTATTACGCGCAGGCCTTCGATACCGGCCTCGTGCAGGCAGGGCTGGTGCTGGCGCAACTGGTGCTGGCCAATGCCGCCAGCAGCAGTGAAGCCTTGCGCGCCAAGGCGCGCGTGGCGCTGGACGCCGCCGTGCGCGCCGGCTTGCCCGATGCGCAATGGTTGCTCTCCATGCACGAAGGATCGCTTGCAGCGTCCGGGCCGGACAAGGGCCTTGCTGTCGAGCCCGTTTTCGATGGCGACGCGCCGCTGCACGCCTGGCTGGAGCAGGCTTGGAACCAGGGCAATCATGCGGGCTTTTTGTCGCAAGGCCTGCCGCTGGCGCGTGAGTTGCTTCAGCGCCAGGCGGCGGCTGGCGCGCGCACGATCGCCCTCGACGCGCAGCAGGTGCTGTTGCTGTCGCGTTGCGCCCAGGCATTGGCGCCCGGCGGCGATGCGGAAGGCTGGCAGTGCTGCGAACTGGCCGCGCATGGTGGCGACCGCACGGCGCAGCTGGAGCTGGGGCTCGGCTATGCGCGCATGGATGCGCACGGCCAGCGCCAGGCCACGCGCAATGGCGCGGCCAATTTCAAGCGTGCCGTGCGCTGGCTGACGCAGGCGGGCGAGCAGGGACTGGCTGAAGCCTGGTTCGTGCTGTCGCGTATCTATACAAAACCGGAATTTTCCCAGCGCAATGTGGTGGAAGCCCATTTCTGCCTGGAGCGTGCCGCCGACCTGGGGCATGGCCCGGCCCAGCTCGAGTGCGGCATGCATGCGTGGCGTAACCGCCGCGACGGCGTCAACAACGATGTGCGGGCCGCGTACTGGCTGCTGCAGGCGCAGGCGCAAGGCAGCCGTGAAGCGGAAGCGGCGCTGGCGAAAATCGCGCCGCGAGGCGAGCCCGGCGACTGGGGCCAGGGTGCCGCCATGCACGCGGATGGGCATTTGCGCCAGCTGAGTCAGAGCCACCCTCTGCTGGCGGCGCGCCTGGAACTGGCGCGCTGCTTTCATCTGTCGCGTGCCGAGGCGCTGCTGCTCGACATCCATGCGGCCGACCAAGGGCATTGTTTGCTGATCGATATCAGCGCCACGCATGGACGCGGCAAGCGGCGCCTCGTGCTGATCCGCACGGCGCTGGAGCGTCAGTTGCTCGACCAGGTGGTGCGCCTGTTCGAGCGCGTCGATTGCGGCATCGATGGTCCGGAAGGCAATTACCGGCAGCGCCTGTACCGCCTGAAGTGCTATCTGGCCGAGCTCGATGCCGCGCAGGAACAGCAGTTCCTGGCGGCATGA
- the dapF gene encoding diaminopimelate epimerase: MKLHFTKMHGAGNDFIVIDAINQNIDFTPAQWQRLADRRFGIGADQILVVEKPRLPGCDFRYRIYNNDGGEVEQCGNGARAFVKFVSEKGLSSKASIRVETMAGVIAPRLELDGSITVDMGAPVLEPALVPFDAAGLAGVEQGTDLLWPLDLALPGHAAPVLVSVVSMGNPHAVQVVDDVDAQDLERSGPLIEHHPRFPRRVNAGYMQVVNRQHVKLRVFERGAGETLACGTGACAAAVAGIRRGLLDSPVHISARGGELSIAWQGPGHPVLMTGPAVTVFEGTIEL, encoded by the coding sequence ATGAAACTCCACTTTACGAAAATGCATGGCGCCGGCAATGACTTCATCGTCATCGACGCCATCAACCAGAATATCGATTTCACGCCGGCCCAGTGGCAGCGTTTGGCCGACCGCCGTTTCGGCATCGGCGCCGACCAGATCCTCGTGGTGGAAAAACCGCGCCTGCCCGGCTGCGACTTCCGCTACCGCATCTATAACAACGATGGCGGCGAAGTCGAGCAATGTGGCAACGGCGCGCGCGCCTTCGTCAAGTTCGTCAGCGAAAAAGGATTGTCAAGCAAGGCGAGCATCCGCGTGGAAACCATGGCCGGCGTCATCGCGCCGCGCCTGGAACTCGACGGCAGCATCACGGTCGACATGGGCGCGCCCGTGCTCGAGCCGGCGCTGGTGCCGTTCGATGCGGCGGGCCTCGCCGGTGTGGAGCAAGGCACCGATCTGTTGTGGCCGCTGGACCTGGCACTGCCGGGCCACGCGGCTCCCGTGCTGGTGTCCGTCGTGTCGATGGGCAATCCGCACGCCGTGCAAGTGGTCGACGATGTCGACGCGCAAGACCTGGAACGATCGGGCCCGCTGATCGAGCACCATCCGCGTTTCCCACGCCGGGTCAACGCCGGCTACATGCAGGTCGTCAACCGCCAGCACGTGAAACTGCGCGTGTTCGAACGGGGCGCGGGCGAAACCCTGGCGTGCGGCACGGGCGCCTGCGCGGCCGCCGTGGCCGGCATCCGTCGCGGCTTGCTCGATTCCCCGGTGCACATCAGCGCGCGCGGCGGCGAGCTGTCGATCGCCTGGCAGGGCCCCGGCCACCCCGTCCTGATGACGGGCCCGGCCGTGACCGTGTTCGAAGGCACGATCGAGCTGTAA
- a CDS encoding 5-formyltetrahydrofolate cyclo-ligase, producing the protein MRKALLAARRALPDATRAGWDAAIAQRLLDWCAQENVKELGVYWPLHGEPDLHDAYAQLAARGVQLSLPVVLEKHAPLAFSAWTPGEPMVKDGMGVAVPARLRLRPAPATLLVPCLGFNEERFRLGYGGGYYDRTLAATPRPRTLGIAYACLAASFPNGEYDIALDHVVTEGDLY; encoded by the coding sequence TTGCGCAAAGCCCTGCTGGCGGCCCGGCGCGCCCTGCCCGACGCCACGCGCGCGGGGTGGGATGCGGCCATCGCGCAGCGCCTGCTGGACTGGTGCGCGCAGGAAAACGTCAAGGAACTGGGCGTGTACTGGCCCCTGCATGGCGAGCCGGACTTGCACGATGCCTATGCCCAACTGGCCGCGCGCGGCGTGCAATTAAGCCTGCCCGTGGTGCTGGAAAAGCATGCGCCGCTGGCCTTTTCCGCCTGGACGCCGGGCGAGCCCATGGTCAAGGATGGCATGGGCGTGGCCGTGCCGGCCCGTTTGCGCCTGCGTCCGGCGCCCGCCACCCTGCTCGTGCCCTGCCTGGGATTCAATGAGGAACGCTTCCGGCTCGGCTATGGCGGCGGGTATTACGACCGTACCCTGGCTGCCACGCCGCGTCCGCGCACGCTCGGGATCGCCTACGCCTGCCTGGCGGCCAGCTTTCCCAATGGCGAATACGACATCGCCCTCGATCACGTCGTGACCGAGGGCGATCTGTACTGA
- a CDS encoding LpxL/LpxP family acyltransferase yields MRLLIAFMWLLHWLPLPILGRFGVAVGSVLFIAMPTRRRIALTNLRLCMPELTEAQRVALARQHFQAYSRSVWERSILWWSSEARLNRLIKKVPAFPGQQIAAKPTILLCPHFVCLDVAGAATAMEISASSMYVQQKNAAFDQALRNGRSRFKPPKLFTRQDGIKTILRALRDGLPYFMLPDMDFGEKDAEFVPFFGVPAATLTATARLALAAKAQVIPVIATFLPNYQGWQVTYYPAWDDYPGDDITAATRRMNEFIEERVREAPAEYFWTHKRFKTRPEGEASFYNQHQ; encoded by the coding sequence ATGAGACTGCTGATCGCCTTCATGTGGCTGCTGCACTGGCTGCCCTTACCCATCCTCGGCCGCTTCGGCGTGGCCGTCGGCAGCGTGCTGTTCATCGCCATGCCCACGCGGCGCAGAATCGCCCTGACGAATCTGCGCCTGTGCATGCCGGAACTGACGGAAGCCCAGCGCGTGGCGCTGGCGCGCCAGCATTTCCAGGCGTATTCACGCAGCGTGTGGGAGCGCAGCATCCTGTGGTGGTCGTCGGAAGCGCGCCTGAACCGCCTGATCAAAAAAGTGCCGGCCTTCCCGGGCCAGCAGATCGCGGCCAAGCCCACGATTTTGCTGTGTCCGCATTTCGTCTGCCTCGACGTGGCGGGCGCCGCCACGGCCATGGAAATTTCCGCTTCGTCGATGTACGTGCAGCAAAAGAATGCCGCCTTCGACCAGGCCTTGCGCAACGGCCGTTCCCGCTTCAAGCCGCCCAAGCTGTTTACGCGCCAGGACGGCATCAAGACGATTTTGCGCGCGCTGCGCGACGGCTTGCCGTACTTCATGCTGCCGGACATGGATTTCGGCGAGAAGGATGCGGAATTCGTGCCCTTCTTCGGCGTGCCCGCCGCCACCCTGACGGCCACGGCGCGCCTGGCGCTGGCCGCCAAGGCGCAGGTGATTCCCGTCATCGCCACCTTCCTGCCCAACTACCAGGGCTGGCAAGTGACATACTATCCGGCGTGGGACGATTATCCGGGCGACGACATCACGGCCGCCACGCGCCGCATGAACGAGTTCATCGAGGAGCGCGTGCGCGAAGCGCCGGCCGAGTATTTCTGGACCCATAAACGCTTCAAGACGCGTCCGGAAGGCGAAGCGTCGTTCTATAACCAGCACCAGTGA
- a CDS encoding porin — protein MKKSLVALALFGAFAATAQAQSSVQIYGTIDAGLGKTTGSSTVVTKRDNNKLGFKGTEDLGNGLKAIFQLEIRYESDTGTLESNSRPLFQGQSRVGLQGDFGTVRLGRGLTAFQEASTAFEPWSGMPTTAGFQTDITVAAYTSDPLSAPGNSRNRFSNAVFYNSPVFSGFQINATVAAKEANGNAAITATAANRAVPLNAVPEVNPYSVSATYNSTQFAAMAAYERNALEAKLWSVAASFNPITELKLMASYQHQDDSNFKLVNTDTKAWLVGANYDVGPGKIRAGYGQKTPDGVTKTKQASLGYDYNLSKRTYLYADISNRKADVSRTYIGLGLHHNF, from the coding sequence ATGAAAAAATCACTCGTTGCCCTCGCACTCTTCGGCGCCTTTGCCGCAACCGCACAAGCGCAGTCGTCCGTCCAAATCTACGGCACGATCGATGCGGGCCTGGGCAAAACGACCGGTTCGAGCACTGTCGTGACGAAACGCGACAACAACAAGCTGGGTTTCAAGGGTACGGAAGATCTGGGCAATGGCTTGAAAGCCATTTTCCAACTGGAAATTCGCTATGAATCCGACACGGGTACGCTGGAAAGCAACTCCCGTCCGCTGTTCCAGGGTCAAAGCCGCGTCGGTCTGCAAGGCGACTTCGGTACCGTGCGTCTGGGCCGTGGCCTGACCGCTTTCCAGGAAGCGAGCACTGCGTTCGAACCATGGTCGGGCATGCCGACGACCGCCGGCTTCCAGACCGACATCACGGTGGCTGCCTACACCAGCGATCCGCTGAGTGCACCAGGCAACTCGCGTAACCGCTTCTCGAACGCCGTGTTCTACAACTCGCCAGTATTTAGCGGCTTCCAGATCAATGCCACCGTCGCCGCCAAGGAAGCCAATGGCAACGCCGCCATCACTGCCACAGCAGCCAACCGCGCCGTACCGCTCAATGCCGTGCCAGAAGTGAACCCGTACTCGGTTTCGGCCACGTACAACAGCACACAATTCGCCGCCATGGCCGCCTACGAGCGCAATGCGCTGGAAGCCAAGCTGTGGTCGGTTGCCGCATCGTTCAATCCGATCACGGAACTGAAACTGATGGCGTCGTACCAGCATCAGGATGACAGCAACTTCAAGCTCGTCAATACGGACACCAAAGCATGGCTGGTCGGCGCCAACTACGACGTCGGCCCGGGCAAAATCCGCGCTGGCTACGGTCAAAAAACGCCAGACGGCGTGACCAAAACCAAGCAGGCATCGCTGGGCTACGACTACAACCTGTCGAAGCGCACCTACCTGTACGCGGACATTTCGAACCGCAAGGCAGATGTTTCGCGGACCTACATCGGCCTGGGCTTACATCACAACTTCTAA
- a CDS encoding DUF484 family protein: protein MTATLDSSTVAQYLSEHPNFFEEHTALLGEVKLSSPLTGRTISLQERQMEVMRDKYKALELRMSKLSRVAEENGDIASKFHGWNQAMLQVRNDADMPRVLVDALQSNFDVPYVSLRLWQVLPEHADGWFTEDVTADVRMFANSLQTPYCGSNRDFEAVHWLQADKIESTVMIALRAPNTTGTFGLLVLGSPDSERFTSSMGTDFLVHIGATASAALAALRAGSPA, encoded by the coding sequence ATGACCGCCACACTCGATTCCAGCACCGTCGCCCAGTACCTGAGCGAGCATCCGAATTTCTTCGAAGAGCATACCGCCCTGCTCGGCGAGGTCAAGCTGAGCAGCCCGCTGACGGGACGCACCATCTCGCTGCAGGAGCGGCAGATGGAAGTGATGCGCGACAAGTACAAGGCGCTGGAACTGCGCATGTCCAAGCTGAGCCGCGTGGCCGAGGAAAATGGCGATATCGCCAGCAAATTCCACGGCTGGAACCAGGCCATGCTGCAAGTGCGCAACGATGCGGACATGCCGCGCGTGCTGGTCGACGCGCTGCAAAGCAATTTCGACGTGCCCTACGTCAGCCTGCGGCTGTGGCAAGTGCTGCCGGAACACGCCGACGGCTGGTTCACGGAAGATGTCACGGCCGACGTGCGCATGTTCGCCAACAGCCTGCAAACGCCGTATTGCGGCAGCAACCGCGATTTCGAAGCCGTGCACTGGTTGCAGGCGGATAAAATCGAATCGACCGTCATGATCGCCCTGCGCGCCCCGAACACCACGGGCACCTTCGGCTTGCTGGTGCTCGGCTCGCCCGACAGCGAACGCTTTACGTCGAGCATGGGAACGGACTTCCTCGTGCATATCGGCGCCACGGCCAGCGCCGCCCTGGCCGCGCTGCGCGCCGGCTCGCCAGCCTGA